The following coding sequences lie in one Rutidosis leptorrhynchoides isolate AG116_Rl617_1_P2 chromosome 6, CSIRO_AGI_Rlap_v1, whole genome shotgun sequence genomic window:
- the LOC139854091 gene encoding chitinase CLP-like: MLKLLVIILAFISHEHEAIAEYVPPYSSVVIPVTKHTDVAKPLYSVEIMTSFVNKQFRTENSLIDIDAPFIWHNCIVYWHMYPGKCPNNRLCHYPVSCEDQTCTWVRTNYSYKNPLCSPETNWSGLPSYAVDCTCPLNVVNPVTGTCGGPALLNEDTFTVNTSNGRNVFDWTYNAYPNAACAPSSSYASFPANVTGIMAFSTSLYALPEHLYKPLKKSLSLCLPSTSFARGVMFFGTGPYYLLPHSNVDLTSYLSYTPLLKHPDSFGYFIDVKSIVIKSRFVEIPPNTTTKLSTIDAYTTRRTDIYNSVVRRFSKVTRRLQPAEPVAPFGYCFSTSNNNNMRNTGLKVPYIDFVLQGEKKWTISTSNSIKQVTKDVACLAFVDGGATSEPAIVIGTFMFEDNFVVFDLENSTFGFSSSLLHKNTSCSNFNFTLTHLP; this comes from the coding sequence ATGCTAAAACTACTCGTTATCATTCTAGCCTTCATCTCACATGAACATGAAGCTATAGCTGAATATGTTCCACCATACTCTTCCGTAGTTATTCCAGTAACCAAACATACCGATGTTGCTAAACCCCTTTACAGTGTCGAGATTATGACATCCTTTGTGAACAAGCAATTCAGAACGGAAAACTCCCTTATAGACATCGACGCTCCCTTTATATGGCACAACTGCATTGTCTACTGGCACATGTATCCAGGCAAGTGCCCTAACAACAGACTTTGCCACTATCCGGTTTCATGTGAAGACCAAACATGTACTTGGGTCCGAACCAATTACTCGTATAAGAATCCTTTGTGTTCACCAGAAACCAACTGGTCTGGCTTACCTAGTTACGCTGTAGATTGTACGTGTCCGCTTAATGTGGTTAATCCGGTTACCGGTACATGCGGTGGGCCAGCCCTACTAAATGAGGACACTTTCACAGTGAATACAAGTAACGGTCGAAATGTTTTCGATTGGACTTATAACGCTTATCCTAACGCTGCGTGTGCTCCTTCTTCGTCTTATGCATCGTTTCCTGCTAATGTTACCGGTATCATGGCGTTTTCTACCTCATTGTACGCGTTACCAGAACACTTATATAAACCGCTTAAAAAATCATTATCTTTATGTTTGCCTAGCACATCGTTTGCGCGTGGGGTTATGTTCTTTGGAACGGGACCTTATTATCTTCTTCCTCATTCAAATGTTGACCTAACAAGTTATCTTTCTTATACTCCTTTACTAAAGCATCCCGACTCGTTTGGGTACTTTATCGACGTAAAGTCCATTGTGATTAAAAGCAGGTTTGTCGAAATTCCACCAAATACTACTACGAAGCTCAGTACAATTGACGCTTACACCACTCGTAGAACTGACATTTATAATAGCGTGGTTCGGAGATTTTCAAAGGTTACAAGACGATTACAACCAGCCGAACCAGTGGCGCCATTTGGTTATTGTTTTAGTACCTCCAACAATAATAATATGCGCAACACTGGTTTGAAAGTTCCGTATATTGATTTCGTCCTCCAAGGTGAGAAGAAGTGGACTATATCGACATCCAACTCGATTAAGCAAGTGACAAAAGACGTGGCATGTCTAGCATTTGTTGATGGTGGTGCAACGAGTGAACCTGCAATTGTGATTGGGACATTCATGTTCGAGGACAACTTTGTGGTGTTTGATTTAGAGAATTCGACTTTTGGGTTTAGTTCTTCGTTGTTACATAAGAACACGTCTTGTTCAAACTTCAACTTCACGCTTACCCATTTGCCCTGA